In one Dermacentor albipictus isolate Rhodes 1998 colony chromosome 4, USDA_Dalb.pri_finalv2, whole genome shotgun sequence genomic region, the following are encoded:
- the LOC135917678 gene encoding uncharacterized protein, producing MAATATASAEMAMYRQKRPNWTEDERLRLVQEIGERIDVIRGKLGPTLTLRAKRSAWTAVQQALNAGNDTHTRSVPEIKKQWSNLVQRCKHRVNAHNRGTSRQGENGRSLDLSVVERTILDVIGDDCTYADFLDGAGPDISGDVDGSQDNCLGSSEDETLIQSLDSSVPEWFWKTSARASSAASASAALCAVHPSTDTSVATAVAMKREHSDDDEHPSSAECVTAEFEVDNEHDDVAETLGIVYERPTAAAASSKQLVPRQATCSQMGGGRRPVVTPQQRQTLPPPPPPPPQLPASPARRQPRGPNPDTGGDGEDSGNHCNENAGDDDLATLRKTLLMEQIRAAREQARAFQAVASAAQAVRECVARAAKSRVHTEKVKRRKLALQIKKMAE from the exons ATGGCAGCGACGGCGACGGCCAGTGCCGAGATGGCCATGTACCGTCAAAAGCGTCCCAACTGGACCGAGGACGAGCGACTGCGGCTCGTGCAAGAGATCGGCGAGCGCATTGACGTCATCCGCGGCAAGCTGGGTCCCACACTGACACTCCGCGCCAAACGGTCTGCCTGGACTGCCGTGCAGCAGGCACTGAATGCAGGCAATGACACGCACACGCGCTCTGTGCCCGAGATCAAGAAGCAGTGGAGCAACCTCGTGCAAAGGTGCAAGCACCGTGTAAATGCGCACAACCGCGGCACCAGTCGGCAAG GAGAGAATGGGCGTTCCTTGGATTTGTCTGTAGTGGAGAGAACCATACTGGATGTCATAGGTGATGACTGCACCTATGCCGACTTCCTTGATGGTGCCGGCCCCGACATCTCTGG TGACGTTGATGGAAGCCAAGACAACTGCCTTGGCTCCTCCGAGGACGAGACACTGATCCAGTCACTGGACTCCAGTGTGCCAGAGTGGTTTTGGAAGACAAGCGCCCGAGCCTCGAGCGCCGCATCTGCGTCTGCAGCGCTATGCGCCGTCCACCCCTCCACGGACACTTCCGTGGCCACCGCAGTTGCCATGAAGCGGGAGCACAGTGACGATGACGAACACCCATCATCTGCCGAGTGTGTGACAGCCGAGTTCGAAGTGGATAATGAACATGACGATGTCGCTGAGACGTTGGGCATCGTTTACGAGCGgccaactgctgctgctgcctccagCAAGCAGCTTGTGCCCCGGCAAGCAACATGCTCACAGATGGGTGGCGGACGTCGACCAGTCGTGACGCCACAGcagagacagacgctgccaccaccaccacctcctccACCTCAGCTTCCAGCAAGTCCCGCAAGACGTCAACCCAGAGGCCCCAACCCGGACACTGGTGGTGATGGCGAAGATTCCGGAAACCACTGCAACGAGAATGCAGGAGACGATGATCTGGCGACCTTGCGCAAGACGTTGCTCATGGAGCAGATCAGAGCCGCCCGGGAGCAAGCCCGGGCATTCCAGGCTGTTGCCTCTGCCGCACAGGCGGTCAGAGAATGCGTTGCGAGGGCGGCCAAGTCTCGTGTGCACACAGAGAAGGTGAAGCGCAGAAAGCTGGCGCTGCAGATCAAGAAGATGGCTGAATGA